From the genome of Heliangelus exortis chromosome 23, bHelExo1.hap1, whole genome shotgun sequence:
TGACTGTTCTTACCTGCTTTGCAGGTAAAATAGCTGTTGTGCTGGTTTATAGGTATCAGTAGTTCCTGGCTGGCTTTGGAAATCTTGGACTCACTAAGCCTTCTGCTATGTAACTTGCATTTACAGGCAACTGTGACTCAGTATGGATATTATCCATCACATCATAGAGCAAATAAGCTGGCTCTAACAATTACTGCATTTGTTTGAAGACATCCATTAGGCTTATTAAATCTTCCTTCCTAATATAAAGAAACTCTGGGGTGGGTAAGATAGAAGGAGAATTCTGTATTAAAGAgggttgctttgttttgtttgaaatcTCAAAGCAAATTTACCAGCTAACACTgctctgaattaaaaaataatgcaagacTAGAGATATGAATTGTCTCTACATAGCACAGGGAAGTTCCAATATTCTGAGTCTTACACTGGAGTCCCCACTGTCCTTTGGTACAGTAAAAAGACTCTTCCCTTATTTCTGTCATCTTCCATTTGCAGCTGATGAAGAATTGAGATTAAACCTGGAGCAGCTGGGCAGCCTAGGAAGGACTTCCCTGCTTCAGTCTCTACCAGAGCTCCTGGGCACACTGACTGAAGACAACAAAGCTGGTGAGGATTTAGCACAACAATTTATGGGAGAGGGCCCATGGTTTGCATGTTCACCTTCCACAGATCTTgtgccccagctcctgggtaTTTACTGAAATACAACATTCAGTGTAGGCACCAGAGAGCTGGGATTTGCTTAACAGGAACCTTGGGGAAAGCTGCTGAGCTTTAGGTTGATACTAGCTGAGAAAATCTGTTTAGCAAAACCTGTCAAGGCCTAGAAGGAGCTAACAGGAGCTTCTAGGCCTACCTAGACTGGCCTAGAAGGAgctaacaggaaaaataaagtagCAGTCTCCTAAACAACATCAATACTTGCAGAAAGTGCAGAATCAATAGCAATAGATGGTTTGCTGGATGGTCTCTGCTGGAACTGTGCACCAGAACAAAGAACTGGAGAGAGGGTTTTCTGTTGGTCCTCTGGACATTCCAGATCAAGGCTTCTGACAGCTATAGCATGATGGCACCCAAGAATGACCTGTGTAGGGTCACAATTTCTAAATGGTAAAGCATTTAATTGTGTCTCCTCTCTACCAGGTCTTAGCCCCAGCAGCTACAACCCAAAGGAAAGTATCAAACAGGTAAGTAAACAACCATCTgtcactgaaacaaacaaaaaaccccaaacccctcattTTCAACTACACTGAATTGCTACCAAGCAATCATTTAAGATCCACAGATTTCATAAACAGTATGGACTAAAGTGTGCCACTAAAGTGTTTGTGAAGCTGGAATCACTTAGCAGTTGGAtaagtggggaaaaagaaattacccccccatttttttccccagaaaatcagttttctaaATAAAGACCAATTCCCAGCTTCACCAGGTCAGGCCAGAATATTAAACAGTACCCACTGcatgttattttttcccccactgctACAACATAGGCCACACAGTATTACCAGGTTTGTTATGAACCATTAGGtaaatgaaaaacataattCCTCTTCACTTGTCTGAGgaattaaatataaatgcagAGGGCAGgaattaaatataaatgcagATGCATTAGATAATGCATCATCTAAATTAAAAGGCTCACCAGGcagctgcctctccttcctcccatcAGAACAGAGGTCTGGGTGATCAGCTGGGGCACTGTACTTCCCCACTGGGGACATTTAGAATCCAACAGTAACCTCTCTAATGCTGTTTGTTTGACTTCAGACTTTGTATGGAAATCCTCCTCAAATTGCTTTGCTCGGCCGCTTCCTGACCAAGGACAGGAAACAGTACAAGAAACGTGGGAATCTTTCTGAGTGCTTCTGGAAATACTGTGTGTAGACAGGAGAAGAAACTCTCCCTGCCTTTGGTTGCATAATTTCTACAGATGTCTGGAAACATGTATAGAGATTTGCTTGatttaaaacaagaaacacGAAGACAGCTCCTAACTTTAGACTCTGTGCTACTTGGAAATCAATAAATTGTTGATGTTTTGCAATTATGCTGTGAGCAGTGTAATATTTTCTTGGGAGTTCAACACAACAGGAAGAAAGTAATGGGACAAAGAGATAAATATGCAACATGATGAGCAGGGGGAGCAAGATTCCCAAGGGGTCCTGGGACACTTTTCAGAAGAGGGATGCTTCAACTGCATCCCAGAGCTCAGAGAACTTTCTCCTTTGTTGCTTGGGCACTTGATGTAGATTGGGGTGCCAGGAAAAGCAACATTGCTGCTTGAGTGATGAAGAGTCCCCAGTcccctcctgccatccccaAGGATGAGTCAGGATCAAGCATTAGCTCCCACTGGATGAGACCTGACATTGCCCAGGTCTCTGAATAAAACAGCACCACCAGCAACTTCTTTATTTCTCCATCTCATTTCACTTCTTGTCATTTGTGGGCCAAAAAATACCTAGATAACTTGGCTCACATTTGTAGGTATGTTTAGAATGACCAAATCATCCTTTTACATATTAATAAACAATCAGAAAAATATACCAAAGGTTACCTTTGAGCTGCCTCTGTTTCAAGGAACTGCAACACTTACCTTGCCAGAAGCACCTTCCAGTTACACACTTAtctaagattttcttttccaaccttaataAGATGCTACATCTTTTGCTCTGTAACTTGCACTCCCTGCAGTGACTTTGCCTTTCTCCTGCAGACTTCTGTAAGCACTGTTGACCACACTTCTCCTTAAAGTCCcttaaagcagaaaagagatgagcatgttttttctctgcaattaGTTAAGAACTTTCTTACTCTATGAGACATGACTGTGAATTAAATAAATGACCTGTTTCTTTCTACTTCCTCCAGAACACAAATTTTAGCATGGTGGTTTAGCAGGGTGTTTATCATTTCCCTTTTCTAACAAAATGAGCACAGACAGAAGCTTGAAATCTTGCATGCCCAACCCCAACAGCTTGCACACCCAGGTACAATCCTTTGCATTCAATGAGATGCAATTAGAAAGGAAATAACATGTCCCAAAGTGGGCAAGTTAGAGTGAGatctaaaaaaaacaacaacaccaAACTACAACAGTCCACACACAACAGGGTGAAGAGCCACTGCATCACTGTACCCACAACCTCAGCACCTATGTACAACCAGAAAAATGTAATGagtattttcttgaaaaatcttATCTAGAAATTACCACCAACAAAAGTAAACACAAACTTGAAACAGGTCTTTGCAgagtatttttcagttttatttataaaaaagcAGCTCTTCTAAAGTGAACAGTTAAAATCACAACTGTAAATTCAACCACAGCTGAatattatttcaataaaatattcctATCAACTGATGTAAAAATTCATTTGATTGTGATTTAAAACTCAATTCAGCTGGAATAAAAACTTCCCAATAAGTTACTCATTCAGCAAATATTTGTCacacagtaaaaataaaccagGGTCCCATCCTTCTCGCAGCAATGCCATGAAAATATTTGCACATCAACTCATCTTTTAAAACCATAATTCTGTATTTATGgacacaacaacaacaaactcATCAGCAAAATCAACCAAGGGCTTCCCAACTGCTGATGCCCCCACAGGGGGTAGTAACTACACCATTACTTTATTGCATGTTTTCCCTTTGGTCACCAAAAAAGTGACCTTACAAGCAGCTCTCATCTGGCTGCAGCATCTTGGTTATGCcaggcaaaaaaacctcccatGAGCAAAGTATCATGTGCAAATCTGGCTGCAAGTTTTACTGCACTGGTCCTTCAGATCAGAACTGGATCTCACTTTCACTACTCCAGCAAACTAAAGAGGTTGAAAGATGAATATAAGCTGAAGTTCCTGAAAACTCATGGAAAAATGTCCTTCCCAAAAGGCTTGATAAGGCATTTGATTGCAAGATATTGTGGTTCTAGTGGGGTAAAAAGTATCTTAGGAACTGTTTCTTGTTCTAAATCTGGTTTTGCTGACAAAACCATGTGTTTTGGGGCAAATAATTCAGTTTCATTGTCACAGGGCACCAACTGACCTCTTCATCCTTCTTACATTCTTTTCCCatgctgttgttttttccaTAACCCAGGACAAGTGTTGTCCCAGAGAAGGAATCTCGCACCTAAGATTTAGCCAGG
Proteins encoded in this window:
- the UTS2 gene encoding urotensin-2 — translated: MMQRLLLCCLIIVSFSCPLSSLPIIKASEKAYHIPADEELRLNLEQLGSLGRTSLLQSLPELLGTLTEDNKAGLSPSSYNPKESIKQTLYGNPPQIALLGRFLTKDRKQYKKRGNLSECFWKYCV